From the genome of Candidatus Electrothrix communis, one region includes:
- the cmr6 gene encoding type III-B CRISPR module RAMP protein Cmr6: MTSITMKRKKLPPTGWDNPGLFFDKGFQEWKIDSGKRGEDIASHIKAVCDIPVSQIYRDAYRRWIRETSNKASFAGWFGQLDGTRLFIGLGMAHVLETQVCRHPVYGIPYIPGSALKGLARAKAKKYADKGEYGMNQGVVNILFGPDCNDPKNPDIEADTGYLIFHDAWWIPKGEEGGSEDKPYVPEIVTVHAVEYYKNQGKKDAPHPDMESPNPNQQLAVQGSFYFVVEGVPQWAELGRKFLTLALEADGIGGKVAAGYGYFVEEAAQKKKREALEEVERERVATQKAEEEAQRAAEDKKRQEKIAAEEKTKWLASLTLEKLLIHELNTLLDQHDNLSNKLGTAAKEIQSGIQGQVNRILKHNEWHLAGNTDKREALESIERSFPLLLKKNRKKKLDNAKRLLAAEDDE; encoded by the coding sequence ATGACATCGATCACGATGAAACGAAAAAAACTTCCCCCAACAGGATGGGATAATCCCGGCCTATTTTTTGATAAGGGATTTCAGGAGTGGAAAATTGACAGCGGCAAACGGGGCGAAGACATCGCCAGCCATATCAAAGCCGTCTGCGACATACCGGTTTCTCAAATTTACAGGGATGCTTATAGGCGGTGGATTAGGGAGACATCCAATAAAGCAAGTTTCGCTGGCTGGTTCGGTCAACTTGACGGCACCCGCCTGTTCATCGGGCTAGGCATGGCCCATGTGCTGGAAACCCAGGTCTGCCGCCACCCGGTCTACGGGATACCGTATATCCCCGGCTCGGCTCTCAAAGGTCTGGCTCGCGCCAAGGCAAAGAAATATGCCGACAAGGGCGAATACGGTATGAATCAGGGGGTCGTTAATATCCTGTTTGGGCCGGATTGCAATGATCCAAAAAATCCCGATATCGAAGCCGATACCGGCTACCTAATCTTCCACGATGCCTGGTGGATTCCAAAAGGCGAAGAGGGCGGCAGCGAGGACAAACCCTATGTCCCGGAGATCGTCACGGTTCATGCGGTGGAATACTATAAGAACCAGGGCAAAAAAGATGCTCCCCATCCTGATATGGAATCACCCAATCCCAACCAGCAGCTGGCTGTGCAGGGCAGTTTTTATTTTGTGGTCGAAGGAGTGCCGCAGTGGGCGGAACTGGGGCGCAAATTTCTTACCCTTGCCCTGGAAGCGGACGGGATCGGCGGCAAGGTTGCTGCTGGGTATGGGTATTTTGTGGAGGAAGCGGCGCAAAAAAAGAAAAGAGAAGCGCTGGAAGAGGTGGAACGGGAGAGAGTCGCCACTCAAAAGGCAGAGGAAGAGGCGCAGCGGGCTGCTGAAGATAAAAAGAGACAGGAAAAGATTGCCGCCGAAGAAAAAACTAAATGGCTTGCCAGTCTGACTCTGGAAAAACTTCTTATTCATGAGCTAAACACCTTGCTGGATCAACATGATAATCTTTCCAACAAGCTGGGAACAGCAGCAAAGGAAATCCAGAGTGGCATTCAGGGACAGGTGAATAGAATACTGAAACACAATGAGTGGCACCTGGCAGGTAATACAGACAAACGAGAGGCACTTGAGAGCATTGAGCGCTCGTTTCCTTTGTTGCTCAAGAAAAACCGGAAGAAAAAGCTGGACAATGCAAAGAGGTTGCTGGCAGCAGAGGACGACGAGTAA
- a CDS encoding HNH endonuclease, with product MGVSSELRSLLDKRDTKQCQYCLTTEDNCGLRMHVDHIIPESAGGGTVADNVCLACFSCNVYKGARQVWNDPATQEAVSLFHPLWQDWSEHFTWDESGTQIVGLTSCGRATIDALKMNNPTVVNARRRWVSAGWHPPG from the coding sequence ATGGGTGTATCGTCTGAATTACGAAGCCTGCTTGACAAACGGGATACAAAACAGTGTCAATATTGTTTGACGACTGAGGATAACTGTGGCCTCAGGATGCATGTTGATCACATTATACCCGAATCTGCCGGAGGCGGTACAGTTGCTGACAACGTATGCTTGGCCTGCTTTTCCTGTAATGTTTATAAAGGAGCAAGGCAGGTCTGGAATGACCCGGCAACTCAGGAAGCTGTTTCCTTGTTTCATCCTCTTTGGCAGGATTGGAGCGAGCATTTCACTTGGGATGAAAGCGGGACACAGATTGTCGGGTTGACCTCCTGCGGGCGGGCGACAATAGACGCTTTGAAGATGAACAATCCCACGGTGGTGAATGCCCGAAGGCGTTGGGTGAGTGCGGGTTGGCATCCTCCGGGGTGA
- the cmr4 gene encoding type III-B CRISPR module RAMP protein Cmr4, producing the protein METMCYYIHALTALHAGTGQGVGVVDLPIAREKSTGLPIVPGSGIKGVLREELNPSNPGTDDLQPCKDEHGQDRSAEECWLTLFGPDAKNVEAGKEGSGFAGALNIQDAQLLCLPVRSVYGVFAWVTCPFILQRYQRDLDQVPDAPPLPEPLCPPDGQQGLVTSHSKIDEEKKVFLEDLDFQVTKGEGTIDDLAAYIAKAVFPVDTDEWRNTFIQRFLIIPDNVFSFLAETATEVRARIRIEPGTRTVADGQLWYEENLPAETLLWGIIGCDRSRSEKHAGSAKELIGHFQEKIGTEKSLQIGGNATVGRGRVRWIPGPVGG; encoded by the coding sequence ATGGAAACGATGTGTTACTATATTCACGCATTAACCGCCCTCCATGCGGGAACCGGCCAGGGTGTCGGGGTGGTGGACCTGCCCATTGCCCGTGAAAAATCCACTGGCCTGCCCATTGTGCCGGGTAGCGGGATTAAGGGGGTGTTACGGGAGGAGTTGAATCCTTCAAATCCCGGAACGGACGACCTCCAACCTTGTAAAGATGAACATGGACAAGATCGATCAGCTGAAGAATGCTGGTTAACTTTGTTCGGGCCGGATGCCAAGAATGTTGAAGCAGGAAAAGAAGGCAGCGGTTTTGCCGGGGCCTTGAATATCCAGGACGCCCAGCTGCTCTGCCTGCCGGTGCGCTCGGTCTACGGGGTCTTTGCCTGGGTGACCTGCCCGTTTATCCTTCAGCGTTATCAACGGGACCTTGACCAAGTGCCGGATGCACCTCCTCTCCCGGAACCACTTTGTCCGCCTGATGGACAACAGGGGTTAGTGACAAGCCATAGCAAAATTGATGAAGAAAAAAAGGTCTTTCTGGAAGATCTCGACTTCCAGGTGACCAAAGGAGAAGGCACAATCGATGACCTTGCCGCATACATTGCAAAAGCCGTTTTCCCTGTCGATACCGATGAGTGGCGCAACACCTTTATCCAACGTTTCCTGATCATCCCGGATAACGTGTTCAGCTTTCTCGCCGAAACAGCCACTGAGGTACGAGCAAGAATCAGGATAGAGCCGGGAACCCGTACTGTTGCTGATGGTCAGCTCTGGTACGAAGAAAATCTGCCTGCCGAGACCCTGCTCTGGGGCATTATCGGATGTGACCGTTCTCGTTCGGAAAAGCATGCTGGAAGCGCAAAAGAACTTATAGGTCATTTTCAAGAGAAGATCGGCACGGAGAAATCCTTGCAAATCGGTGGCAATGCCACGGTCGGGCGGGGCCGGGTGCGCTGGATTCCTGGACCGGTGGGAGGCTGA
- the cas6 gene encoding CRISPR system precrRNA processing endoribonuclease RAMP protein Cas6 gives MQPCTPHLILAEYRFTFAARDSLTLPVFSDPLRRSVFGLALHQQSCIAPNADCANCMLRHQCDFSFFIKGPRPPEAEIMRKVGTVPLPHIFHSDQCGEASILPGGQFTHGLVLAGAACKRLPAVIRAMEQSGRLGFGSNRAKAELVQVSQLVPGGQRLIWDKQGEVQDSIMEQAPMPPAPAALRLHFLTPYLPSDKSFRPETLDISRLLMAVIRRVSLLQYFYMGCPLEADFRALKDCAAQSEVMNISLRSHTTIWWSARQGREVEFRGFLGTVDFAPKDPELFWPFLWLGQWLHIGKQASKGFGRYQLLRR, from the coding sequence ATGCAACCTTGCACACCCCATCTCATCCTTGCCGAATACCGCTTCACCTTTGCGGCCCGTGATTCTCTGACCCTGCCGGTCTTTTCCGACCCGCTCCGCCGCAGTGTGTTCGGGCTGGCCCTGCACCAGCAGAGCTGTATTGCCCCGAATGCTGACTGTGCCAACTGCATGCTTCGCCATCAATGCGATTTCTCCTTTTTCATCAAAGGCCCCAGGCCACCGGAGGCGGAGATCATGCGTAAGGTGGGCACGGTGCCGCTCCCCCATATCTTTCACAGCGACCAATGCGGCGAGGCGAGCATTTTGCCGGGTGGACAATTCACCCACGGGCTGGTGCTGGCCGGGGCTGCCTGTAAACGTCTGCCTGCGGTGATTCGGGCTATGGAACAATCCGGGCGATTGGGGTTTGGCTCGAACCGGGCAAAGGCGGAGTTGGTCCAGGTCAGTCAGCTGGTGCCTGGTGGTCAGCGGCTGATCTGGGATAAGCAGGGCGAGGTTCAGGACAGTATTATGGAGCAAGCTCCGATGCCGCCTGCGCCCGCAGCTCTGCGGCTGCACTTCCTCACCCCCTACCTGCCCTCGGACAAGTCCTTCCGTCCGGAGACCCTTGATATCAGCCGGTTGCTCATGGCTGTGATCCGGCGCGTTTCTCTGCTTCAGTATTTCTATATGGGCTGTCCGTTGGAGGCCGACTTCCGGGCACTCAAGGACTGCGCGGCTCAGTCCGAAGTCATGAATATTTCTCTGCGGTCGCATACCACCATCTGGTGGTCAGCGCGACAGGGGAGGGAGGTGGAGTTTAGGGGGTTTTTGGGAACAGTGGATTTCGCGCCCAAGGACCCGGAGCTGTTCTGGCCTTTTCTCTGGCTGGGCCAGTGGTTGCATATTGGTAAGCAGGCTAGTAAGGGGTTTGGGCGGTATCAGTTGTTGCGAAGATGA
- the cmr1 gene encoding type III-B CRISPR module RAMP protein Cmr1 has protein sequence MKSLGEQARSAEQGKWHSYKIEVITPIFGGGVKAGEPDTQMPIRASAIRGQLRYWWRFLATNRRVAPLSGEALFKAERDIWGGMAEEGEDYSSKVKLRIHIDPDVPIEIKPCATRHSRRVKNKWTEEYEEKIHVNYDKAVPEYAMFPGRGELPDEATGKKDKPPSDMIFRLSFILLISIEKDKNGKKKISFKDEVEPALQWWASFGGIGARTRRGVGAIKVTDIEEKDNDKKILTVSEDSIKKHKCEREVLPVKDNATDVWKECIIILQKFRQLSREKGEWAGVGRKENKTNKKKPSTSNWPEPNAIRKTTGKYLARHKPKPDASILFPRAMFGMPIGFPFISDRNTPPDTELLPVKGEKLYDRLASSLILKPVATADGKYQPTALLMPYCHLCNLELRLQYQNKKSAKPGEKSEWTFGPDKWSKLSHDNLKLALPLEDNNSTDALTAFMNFFAKGGA, from the coding sequence TTGAAAAGTCTGGGCGAACAGGCCCGGTCCGCAGAGCAGGGTAAATGGCATAGCTACAAGATCGAGGTCATCACGCCGATCTTCGGCGGTGGAGTGAAGGCCGGTGAGCCGGATACGCAAATGCCGATTCGGGCTTCGGCTATTCGGGGGCAGTTGCGGTATTGGTGGCGGTTTTTGGCAACAAATCGTCGCGTTGCTCCTCTTTCCGGTGAAGCCTTATTCAAGGCTGAACGGGATATTTGGGGAGGAATGGCTGAAGAGGGAGAGGATTACAGTAGCAAGGTAAAATTACGGATACATATCGACCCTGATGTGCCAATCGAAATAAAACCATGCGCAACTCGACATTCTAGGCGAGTTAAAAATAAGTGGACTGAAGAATACGAAGAAAAAATTCATGTAAACTACGACAAAGCAGTTCCTGAATACGCCATGTTTCCAGGACGAGGTGAGCTGCCCGACGAGGCTACAGGAAAAAAAGACAAGCCTCCTTCCGACATGATTTTTCGCCTTTCATTTATCTTGCTAATTTCTATCGAAAAAGACAAAAATGGTAAGAAGAAAATCTCATTTAAAGATGAGGTCGAACCTGCCTTACAATGGTGGGCTTCTTTTGGAGGAATTGGGGCAAGAACAAGGAGGGGAGTGGGGGCCATCAAAGTTACCGATATTGAGGAGAAGGACAACGATAAAAAAATATTAACGGTTTCTGAGGATAGTATCAAAAAACATAAGTGCGAACGAGAAGTCTTGCCTGTAAAAGACAATGCTACCGACGTATGGAAGGAATGCATAATTATTCTCCAAAAATTTCGCCAACTATCTCGTGAGAAAGGAGAATGGGCTGGTGTAGGCCGAAAAGAAAACAAAACGAACAAAAAGAAACCAAGCACCAGCAACTGGCCGGAACCAAATGCGATACGAAAAACTACAGGAAAATATTTAGCGAGACACAAACCGAAACCTGATGCCTCAATACTTTTTCCACGAGCTATGTTTGGAATGCCCATTGGATTTCCGTTTATAAGTGATCGCAACACTCCGCCGGACACGGAATTGCTTCCAGTAAAAGGTGAAAAACTTTATGACCGGCTTGCCAGTTCGCTTATTCTTAAACCTGTCGCTACAGCGGATGGAAAATATCAGCCGACCGCATTGCTGATGCCCTACTGTCATCTGTGCAATTTAGAGTTACGACTTCAATATCAGAATAAAAAATCCGCAAAACCAGGAGAGAAATCCGAATGGACATTTGGGCCGGATAAATGGTCCAAGCTTTCTCACGACAACTTGAAGTTAGCTCTGCCGCTTGAGGATAACAATAGCACCGACGCCCTCACCGCCTTCATGAATTTCTTCGCCAAAGGAGGAGCGTAA
- the cmr5 gene encoding type III-B CRISPR module-associated protein Cmr5, translating to MQTRQQQDATLALKHVKEILQKIENGKNEELRKSYVTATHRFPFLVRQNGLQQTLGFYAGKANAKENADNAEAIFYRHICEVLEPEKGEDPAEKLLGVSLEDYMRYSRRCLEAALWYRRFAASLLDDEKITKGKEGEK from the coding sequence ATGCAGACACGACAGCAGCAAGATGCGACGCTTGCCTTGAAACACGTTAAAGAAATTTTGCAAAAAATCGAGAACGGCAAGAACGAGGAGCTGAGGAAATCCTATGTCACAGCAACTCATCGCTTTCCCTTTCTGGTACGACAAAACGGCCTTCAGCAGACCCTTGGTTTTTATGCCGGGAAAGCAAATGCCAAAGAAAATGCAGACAACGCCGAAGCAATATTTTACAGGCATATTTGTGAGGTGCTGGAACCTGAAAAAGGAGAAGATCCAGCGGAAAAGCTTCTGGGGGTCTCCCTAGAGGACTACATGCGTTATTCTCGCCGCTGCTTGGAAGCGGCCCTCTGGTATCGCCGTTTTGCTGCCAGCCTGCTGGATGATGAGAAAATAACGAAGGGAAAGGAGGGGGAAAAATGA
- the cas10 gene encoding type III-B CRISPR-associated protein Cas10/Cmr2 — protein sequence MSDQETWLISLSIGPVQDFISAALRTRDLWFGSHMLSEVSREAARKMNTYDAAELIFPAVEKNSNELEPDSSLNVANRIVAEVQGDKKTVESIINAGKQAAQDQLDIFITQAKKKAAIGLRDDIWDIQTKRENLLELYGTAVRITDGKYPDAWERLSRLNSARKNSRDFLQPAKAPNEEGLYGLPKSSLDGRRETVLPKELSKNARRRLRMGDGEQLDVLGLVKRLAGDNPDQFTPTTRIAIDPWVREIKKTEQEQTPPGSTLADIRRELERHQDALMNAGLMTKVGGNEEIYKDMPFDAGLLYRSVLEAHIQKSKNEGREREENILRGLGRGSLKDAWTTYRQPCPYYAMLLADGDHMGALIKAAEGKKQHQEISRQLSKFAQQVPELARTKQAHCIYAGGDDVLLMAPLDTVLDLADELRTTFTATLQDVANDLKKEAPTFSVGIVIAHMQTPIGRVRRLVSEAEALAKGSDKKDPRNALAIIVAPRSGADMSFRARWERKPAQKRDGAEQDEDEQDKQKSPVEELNELAKLYRNDELPSGFGYELRQIDQLVHDMEDKARAGEIAELELERILNRKNQGGGGKKVEQKTKDAVLDHAKSKGSFTMIWQEHLIARWLGAHREERG from the coding sequence ATGAGCGACCAGGAAACCTGGCTCATCAGCCTCTCCATCGGCCCGGTCCAGGACTTCATCTCCGCCGCCCTCCGCACCCGCGACCTCTGGTTCGGCTCCCACATGCTTTCCGAAGTGAGCAGAGAAGCTGCACGTAAAATGAACACATACGATGCCGCAGAGCTTATTTTTCCAGCTGTGGAGAAAAACAGCAACGAACTTGAACCGGATTCATCGCTCAATGTCGCCAACCGGATTGTCGCTGAGGTGCAGGGGGACAAAAAAACGGTAGAAAGCATTATCAATGCCGGAAAGCAGGCTGCTCAGGATCAACTGGACATATTCATTACGCAGGCCAAGAAAAAAGCAGCTATAGGTTTACGTGATGACATCTGGGACATACAAACCAAGCGCGAAAACCTCCTTGAACTCTACGGCACTGCTGTCCGCATCACCGATGGGAAGTATCCGGATGCCTGGGAACGCCTTAGTCGACTGAATTCCGCCCGCAAAAACAGCCGCGATTTCCTTCAACCTGCAAAAGCACCAAATGAAGAAGGGTTGTACGGTCTGCCAAAGTCCTCCTTGGACGGACGGCGGGAAACCGTATTACCCAAAGAGCTGAGCAAAAACGCTCGGCGTAGACTGCGCATGGGTGACGGTGAGCAGCTGGACGTGCTGGGACTGGTCAAACGACTGGCTGGTGACAATCCAGACCAGTTCACCCCCACCACCCGCATTGCCATTGACCCGTGGGTTCGGGAGATCAAAAAGACGGAGCAAGAGCAAACCCCACCCGGCTCCACGCTTGCGGACATTCGCCGTGAGTTGGAGAGACATCAAGATGCCTTGATGAACGCCGGTTTGATGACTAAAGTCGGAGGCAACGAAGAGATATACAAAGACATGCCCTTTGACGCAGGTTTACTTTATCGGAGTGTCCTTGAAGCACATATACAAAAGAGTAAAAACGAAGGAAGAGAACGGGAAGAAAACATTTTAAGAGGCTTAGGTAGAGGTTCATTGAAGGACGCTTGGACGACCTACCGCCAACCCTGCCCATACTACGCCATGCTGCTGGCCGACGGCGACCACATGGGAGCATTGATCAAAGCGGCTGAAGGAAAAAAGCAACATCAAGAAATATCCCGCCAGCTCTCGAAATTCGCGCAACAAGTTCCAGAGCTGGCAAGAACAAAGCAGGCCCATTGCATTTACGCGGGCGGCGATGATGTTCTCCTGATGGCACCGCTCGACACCGTGCTAGATCTGGCGGACGAGTTACGCACGACCTTTACAGCAACGTTACAAGATGTTGCCAATGACTTAAAAAAAGAGGCCCCCACCTTCAGCGTCGGCATTGTCATCGCCCATATGCAGACACCCATTGGACGAGTACGCAGACTGGTCAGCGAGGCCGAGGCCTTGGCAAAAGGTTCGGACAAAAAAGATCCCCGTAATGCCTTAGCCATTATAGTTGCACCTCGTTCTGGGGCGGATATGAGCTTTCGGGCAAGATGGGAAAGGAAGCCAGCGCAAAAACGAGATGGAGCTGAACAAGATGAGGACGAACAGGACAAGCAAAAGAGTCCGGTTGAAGAGCTGAATGAGCTTGCCAAACTATATCGGAACGACGAACTGCCCTCCGGCTTTGGTTACGAACTGCGGCAGATTGACCAACTGGTCCACGATATGGAGGACAAAGCACGAGCCGGAGAGATCGCAGAGCTTGAATTGGAGCGCATCCTCAACCGCAAGAATCAGGGCGGAGGTGGAAAAAAAGTAGAGCAGAAAACAAAGGATGCCGTTCTTGATCATGCGAAAAGCAAAGGTTCCTTTACTATGATCTGGCAAGAACACCTGATAGCCCGCTGGCTGGGCGCACATAGGGAGGAAAGAGGATGA
- a CDS encoding type III-B CRISPR module-associated Cmr3 family protein, with amino-acid sequence MSDEPNNRTAYLFDPKSPLVFRTGRPFDQAGDPVSLDFPLPSTLAGACRTAIGDAKKVNFAKDGEKLKEIKVHGPLAAQITEDGKAKPLFPKPADAVYMRKDGRKEDEIKTEVLQLKPEDINEDANETDTWSDLPKGLLPVYPEKELSGKPYRKGANWWTKENLVAWLLDNGELKIAPEKLGWSGPQQEVRTHVQLESKTLAAAPSQLFQTNNLSFSPKRLTREEDKEGSKHEGWTKEQYGLLAHLPKDNLKDMPELFRRIGGEGRIARVERQEDGWPQIDGTLRTELKQSKFIRLILATPALFTHGWRPGWLEDDMSGYPPGFSQDDQYTIRLQLKAFITPRWQPVSGWDLVRNPQPGEKQGKGGPGCARAVRRMVPAGAVYWFEVKAGHAQLPELWLQPVSDEDQDQDDGYGLALPGIWKK; translated from the coding sequence ATGAGTGACGAGCCCAACAACAGGACAGCATACCTTTTTGATCCCAAATCGCCGCTGGTCTTCCGCACCGGCAGACCCTTTGATCAGGCAGGCGACCCGGTTTCTCTGGATTTCCCCCTGCCTTCCACCCTTGCTGGTGCCTGCCGAACCGCTATCGGTGATGCGAAGAAAGTCAATTTTGCCAAGGATGGTGAGAAGCTGAAGGAAATCAAGGTGCATGGACCGTTGGCCGCCCAAATCACCGAGGACGGGAAAGCTAAGCCGCTCTTTCCCAAACCGGCAGATGCGGTGTATATGCGGAAGGATGGCCGTAAGGAGGACGAGATAAAAACGGAGGTCTTGCAGCTGAAACCCGAAGATATTAACGAGGATGCCAACGAGACCGATACTTGGTCAGATTTACCCAAGGGGTTACTGCCTGTTTATCCCGAAAAGGAGCTTAGTGGCAAGCCCTATAGAAAGGGTGCCAATTGGTGGACTAAGGAAAACCTCGTTGCTTGGCTGCTGGACAACGGCGAACTCAAGATTGCTCCTGAAAAACTGGGCTGGTCCGGCCCACAACAGGAAGTACGCACCCATGTGCAGCTGGAATCAAAAACTTTGGCTGCTGCACCCAGCCAACTCTTTCAGACCAACAACCTCTCCTTTTCTCCCAAACGATTAACCAGGGAAGAGGACAAGGAAGGCAGCAAGCACGAGGGCTGGACCAAGGAACAGTATGGCCTGCTCGCCCATTTGCCCAAGGATAATCTGAAGGACATGCCCGAGTTGTTTCGCCGCATCGGCGGGGAGGGACGGATTGCCCGAGTTGAGCGGCAAGAAGATGGTTGGCCTCAAATAGACGGTACTCTTCGCACGGAGTTAAAGCAGAGCAAATTCATCCGCCTGATCCTTGCCACTCCTGCCCTCTTCACCCACGGTTGGCGACCGGGCTGGCTTGAAGATGACATGAGCGGTTATCCTCCGGGATTTTCTCAAGATGATCAATACACAATTCGCCTCCAGCTCAAAGCCTTTATCACCCCACGCTGGCAGCCGGTTTCCGGCTGGGATCTGGTCAGGAATCCTCAGCCTGGAGAGAAACAGGGGAAAGGCGGTCCGGGCTGTGCCCGCGCTGTCCGTCGTATGGTACCTGCCGGGGCGGTGTACTGGTTCGAGGTCAAAGCGGGCCATGCACAGCTCCCTGAACTCTGGCTCCAACCTGTCAGTGATGAAGATCAGGACCAAGACGACGGCTACGGTCTGGCCCTGCCCGGTATCTGGAAAAAATAA